Part of the Henckelia pumila isolate YLH828 chromosome 2, ASM3356847v2, whole genome shotgun sequence genome is shown below.
CTTGGTTATCCCTTCTCTTCCCTAGCAATAGTTCTTTGATTCGTGACTGAGATTCGTTCAATTCTCTTTTCAGCATGTTTACTAAAGACATATCTAAGGCATGCCTTTCTTCCAGACTCCAAATTCTGTTGAGAACTTTAAGCAAATCCGTGGAGGTCTTCAGAGTATAACTCGACTCTCCCATTTCACTGTTCGAGTTTAGAGACCAGTTTGAAGTGAATGCAGTTCGACTGGGAACCATCTGGTGCGAGCAAAAGATTACACACTCATAAGGATTTTTTATACAAACATCTTATAATTCAAATATCGGAATTAAGACGATGAACATCATGAAAATATGATAGTCCCAACTTCGAGGAAACCCAAAATATACCTCCAGTGAGCTGCGGTAACTAGATGGAGACACAGCCCGTTGAGCTTGCTCAACCCTTTGGACCCTTTGGTTGTGTTCCGCCAGTAATAACGCAACTTGATTTCTCAAACTAAAGCCACTGCTCTGCTGTCCTATCCACAAGTAAGAAAATTAGTATGGCACCGGAGATCACGGCCGTCCAAACAGAGCAGCAAAATCGCGTAGTTAGCAATAAGAAAAATAGACACAACAGCCCTTTCTTTGTTCATATCTTATAAACTGAACAAGAAAgttaacaaataaaaataaaaaagataaaagaacAATTCACAAATAGTATAAGACAGCACAGGACAAGAAGAAAGTAAAATTCTGATCACCACTGTTATTCATATATTGGCAACCATCCAGCTGCCACTTAGTAGTTATGAATTTAATGCGTTTCATAAACGGAACCAGCAAAAGCTGAAGCAAAACTCATCAAAGTACGTCGCCATTCAGATCATTAACCTCATGTTGGGCTCTTCAGTGGTAGTCTAAGCATTCAAGAAACATTAGAGAGCTCGAGTGTTTTTTTTACCTGCTCCGCAGAAGGTTCCGACCGTGCTTCACCCACTTGTCTGAAAACTCCACAAGCCTCCTCACCAAAATGATTCAATCCAGGGCCATATTTGCTCATGTTAGCTACGCTGAGTTTGGGCGGAGACTGCACCTCCCACAGATGGGCACCCAACTTTCTGGCGGAAAGATACGGCTTTCTGTTGGTTGGGAAGTTGGAGTCTTGAATGAGCAAGCCGTCAGGTGTAAATAACCCAAAATTCCATGAAGGCGAAGGGGTGCAATTTCCCTCCCTTTCACCCACCAAAATCCCGCGTTCCCACCTTCTCCCCATAAAAAATTCTCCCCTTCTTTTACTCTCCTCCTCTCCCTTCATCTTCCCTCCATTCATTAAATTCTTGACACACTTTCCATACAATTATCCATGAAATCAGACACACACCGACAGCAAATTGACAGGGACTCTTCGTTTCGATTTCAATAATTTCTGACACGAAATATATCTCTTTCACGACACgggtttttattttcttgaacTCGAATGAATAATCTTGGCTTCAACAGAATGTTTCCAGACTTTTCAAAGACCCATTTTTTGCTCTCTTTCTCTCTCCTCGGCCTTCTCATTCTCGTGTTTCGCTTTATTACAATTCAAACCCCCATTTGTCTTTGTAAACTCCACTTTATCTCTTAACATTAAATTCCTCGAACGCATTCATTGCATGCTAATGTGCCTCAAAAGTGAAATCGTGGTAGAATCTATGGGACAAGATTACGAGGGTAATTATATAAATGTAGTAGCTTTGCGGTAGGTGATGCATGCCACGTGGTGGCTCCAACGGATCTCTGTTTTCTTGGAAACCTGGTACCAATGGGGTTCGCCAATTTTGGCTTCTATCCGATCCTTCAAATCTGCCAAATCTAATAATGGCCAGACAGCTAAACGTGGAATTCTAAAACATGCGACCAAATTCAGCACCATATACTCTGTACATGTCAACTCTTATCATGCAATGTTCCAACATTGAAGATTCAGCTTCGGAGTAGGCGGCTGCCCAACCTCTAGTCCAATCAAAATGGTTATTTGAGCATTACTTCGAGAAAAATAAtactatataacttaaaaatgaTAGATAATTATGTAGATTGCAAAGTACATCATTTATGCTTCCTCTTTTACCACTAAACTCTACAACTCCCAATATTTATTGACCAAAGGGTTCTAAACTCaaacttgaatttttttaagtatATGCTATTCAATTATCATGAATATGGAAGAAATGTAAAACTATTCGACTTTACATCttagatatattatatatattaccaCACTAGCTATAAACTTAATATCAAAACCGATATTTCACTAGAGTTGTCAAATAGAGTTGGATTTGTCAGGTTGGTCCATCCCTCCTACCTTGCCAAATGAGTGGGTTaagttgaaaatattttaacccaCACCACTTTTCTCTTATATGGTGGGTTGCTGGTCAACCTCTCTCCTGCCTAATATAACTGAAATATGACCAAGTTCGTCGAGTTGGTACACTCCTCTCGTCTCGCCTAATAAGTGGGTTgtgttgaaaaaatttcaaagcaTACAAATGATGAGTTTTAGCAAATCACGGGTCAATTCGTCTCGCCATCCCGTTCTAATGGCTCCATTTTGCACAAGATGAGATACTATGCCACTTGATGGTATGAAAGATGCTACCAACTACTCTCCCATGATCATCTTATCACAAGCCGCCTGCAAACATTGGCATGAATAATTGATAAGGCCAATTGATTGCAGTGTAGGAGCACCACagtatgcatgcatgcattCGCATGTGGGATAACAAAAGGCAATCATTATCACAGTGGGCCTCATTTAGACTCACCAAAAAAGACTGATAAATTAGGGGACCAGCCCAATCATATATCTTAATTGAAAGTGGTCCATACTGTAGATTACAAGACAAACTTCACATTCCAGAGTCTTATTACTAATCCCACTCAAATCTTCTACCATTTGAATTGTGGACgattatttttctttcttttttcttctaaataaaataaaagcaaatcTCATGCCATTTTACGCagcatataatattattattaataaaactTATGTGAAACGATTTCACGAACTAATTTTGAgaaacaaatattttattcgAATCAAACAcggaaaaatattgatttttatgccAAAAACATTACTTTCTATCATAAATATAAGTAGGATTTGAACTATAAATTTATGTGATACGGACCACCGGATAGAAGATTTTAAAAGTGACGAGTGGCTGCAACCACACGACATAAATGGGCAATATAAATGAAAAGTTGCGGATAGAAATGGTCCCAAGAGGCACATGCCATATTCaagaaaacaattaaaatctccATGTGCGTGGCATtaagaacacataaaaacacacacaaCTCTGGTACAAGTTTAAAAGACTATGTAGCTGGAGATGAACAAGACTACAGTAAACAGTGACCCTGGAGATCTGATGACGAGCTGGGGCCGAAAACATATTTGGAATGTTTTCGTTTCAGAGACAAATCATCTAACCAAATCCCATCATGTTCGCCAATGAAATAGCAAGGAGAATTTCAGCATAAGTATCGTTGGATTCATGATTCAGATAACTTCAATCACGCTTGAACATACTCGAGCAAAGCAACTCCTTCATACATTGTATGTGTGTGTATAGTGAAGTAAATCAACAAACAAGCTCAAGTCATGATCTGAGACATAACAAGATTGGATAAATGAATTTGAACCAGCAAGTGAATCAAACTGAAGttcaaattttagttaaacttgAGCACAATGTAATTTGTTTTTTGACTTGCTATGCTACTTCGTGTGATTCAATAGAGCTCAAATACAAATATATAGACAATACTTATTTGACTCAATTAATTTGCATCAAACCATAGTTGAAGATATATGCTGTGTAAGTAACACAGTGTAACACATGAAGGACATGGGAAATGAGAAAGAGAGAggaaatatcatttcataagtTCCATATTAGCCCATATAAAGTTCTGAATGTAAAGAATAAGGATATTTCTTTCATATAGATTTTTGAGCAGCCTCATCAGCTATTAAATCGTTCTATAAGACTCGCTGAAACTTTAAATCAACATAACCGGAAAAACACGGAGTCGAAATCATTAAcattatcatatatttatataagaaaataaaagttCAACTGGCAGTGCGTGATACCATTTCGAATCAGAACTAGGGAGCAATCTCCAGTCTCGGTTCAAAACAGAAACCTGTGAAGAGCTGAAGAGGAAATCTCTTTGCGACAGGGCATTTTTGCGACCACTTCCATTGCTTCTGGTAAAGGTCGAAAACAAGAAGAGCAGGTGCTCCGTAACTCTGGATGTATATAAGGTCATCTGTCCCACTGCTGGCAAAAACATCATCAAACTCTCCGAAACCTTGAAAATACTTATGGGGCATTCGGGCTACTTCTTGCCATTGTGTCCCATTTAAAACCCAAATCCCAATTCCCTTAATGATGTCGGGTCGATCCTGTCTCCCAATGCCACCTACCATTATCAGCTTTTCCTTCAAGTTCATCAGCCGGCCACATGTCAGAGAACATGGAACCGGGATGAAACTCCTCATTAACAAACCGTGAGGGGATCTGTTTCTCAAGTTGTACATGATAAGCCCATGACGATTCTCAGGAGCACCACCTCCTGTCGAGTAAATCAAGAAGTACAATACCCCATCACAAATCACACTCTCATCACCAGCTCTCCACCCTGTTAAAATCTCTGATAGAGTTGTCACCCATGTCATCGGTGTTGAATCATACAAATGAATAGAGAGGTCCCACTGAAAGAAGTTTCCAGGAACTTGCTTGGACTTAACAATAGAGACCATGTAATTATGAGACACTTGGTCAAGGGAAACTGCCAATGCGCTGTAATCTGAAAATTTCGGACCGGGAGGCTCGTCAAGCCCTTTGCAACATTTTGTTATTGGGTTACATACAAATAACTCGCTTCTACTATCATTATCCATGAAACAAACTAACCCACAAGACGAAGCAATGAACCAACTCGACGTCTCAATGCAGGGGAGGTCAATACCATACCATTTCCTAAGTATGGGATCATATGCATATCCAACAGGTTCATCGGAGCTAGTGAACATAAAGTACCAAGGTTTCTGCGCCAAAACATGAGAACCATTCCACAGAAACCTTTTCGATGTCACTATCTCATGCCATCTTTTACAAACACATCCTGCCCTAAAAATGCTAGCGATCGGAAGATAAGCCAATATTCGTTCTAAGAGATCATCTGGTAAAATTAAGTCAACAGAAACAGAGGCAACTTCTTTATCATTTTCGTCATTAAGCTCTAAGAATGAATCAAACTCCACCATGTCACTGGAAAAGTTATCAGTGGAATGACTGACCCATGATGTTTCACCCTCCATGACCAAGAATCTGTGAAATCGAAACAAGAATCTCCagtaaaattaaaatgaaagaATTCATATTTGGAAAAGCTCGTTGATAGACTCGGACATAAAAAATTGTGTCATAGACTATGTAAAATAAAATGGACATAAAGTAGTATATACAGCAGGGGAAGAAACCAATTAAAAGCAGTGATTCAGTGACAGATGTCACACATAACAAGAAATGAAAAAACAGATTAATATGGATAACGAGTTCCGTAACATGTGAAATCCGAACCTATCTACAACTATCAAGGAATTAAAACAACTGACCAAAATTTAAGAAACTGAACCTGCTTATGCTAGGATCACCCGGAAATGGGAACACGAAATTTGAATAGCTCAAGCAAAAATGAGGTGAGCACATGAAATATGCAAATCTCAAATATCTCGGTTTTTGGCAACTTAATCCATACTAAATTAGTAACCAAAACACAAGAATACCAtgacaaatataaattaaaacacAATAATTAAGTTTTGAACAAAAGATATCAAAGTATTTGTACCTACTTTGAGAATAAAGCAAGAAATATACTTCTCAAGGCTACAAAGAACAACTTAAGAACCTCGAGGCAGAATACGAGATTGACAAAAATCTTTTCTAGCTGGCTCACGTTCAAGAGATCATCTGAGATTCAGAAATAAGAACCCAAATATTTAAGCAATCGCTTTTGGCCGAATAAAAAGCTTGCCTACAAGCCCAGATCACAATTTACAAGCTACCGTTTGTTTCTTTCCACAAAAGGATAAAAACATTCAGGCAGGATTACACACAATGGAGCTATAAAACAACCCTTTTCGCCATATATATCATCACCAATGAGATTGCATCATTTTATATTTAGAAGACAACCGTTTAATCGAATTTATTATGCATTTCATAAGGAGCaactgttttcagaaagtgtACATCAATCAAAATGGAAAAAAAGGGGGAAACCAGATTAAACAATTGTTAGGTGAAACAGAAATCACACCAAGAATGAAGAAACACTATGAAATGAAACATCAGGATACCAAAAGACCAAACGGCAAAAAATTGTAGGCTCCCATACGAACAGATCTCACGGACACCTTAACAAACCTACtcgcaagaaaaaaaaaaaaagataggaTTTTTTCACATGTAACAAATCAAGATTGTACCTTAGATGCAAAATCCCTCCTCGAAAGAAAAAGGGCCCTCtcagattgctcaagaagtccTCAAGATTTACCAGATTAAAGCTCAAAACCCATAACTAAACACGAAAAACCAGTACTTTCCTCCGAGCAGAGAAGCTCAATAAATAGCAAAGTATTAAAAGGGAAGGGGGGAAATCAGATAATCTTCACGAGAAACTGAGAAGGCTTAGCCAGGTAAACATGCGTTACGCATTAAATATCACTAGAATTCTACAAATGTCACATAGGGAGAGAGGTGGGGGGTCAGTTATCTtggttttttttccttttacgTTCAACTGATGTAGCCTAAACGACAGGAAGTGAG
Proteins encoded:
- the LOC140882701 gene encoding F-box/kelch-repeat protein At3g61590-like; translated protein: MEGETSWVSHSTDNFSSDMVEFDSFLELNDENDKEVASVSVDLILPDDLLERILAYLPIASIFRAGCVCKRWHEIVTSKRFLWNGSHVLAQKPWYFMFTSSDEPVGYAYDPILRKWYGIDLPCIETSSWFIASSCGLVCFMDNDSRSELFVCNPITKCCKGLDEPPGPKFSDYSALAVSLDQVSHNYMVSIVKSKQVPGNFFQWDLSIHLYDSTPMTWVTTLSEILTGWRAGDESVICDGVLYFLIYSTGGGAPENRHGLIMYNLRNRSPHGLLMRSFIPVPCSLTCGRLMNLKEKLIMVGGIGRQDRPDIIKGIGIWVLNGTQWQEVARMPHKYFQGFGEFDDVFASSGTDDLIYIQSYGAPALLVFDLYQKQWKWSQKCPVAKRFPLQLFTGFCFEPRLEIAP